The following are encoded together in the Pelodiscus sinensis isolate JC-2024 chromosome 22, ASM4963464v1, whole genome shotgun sequence genome:
- the DOLK gene encoding dolichol kinase, with the protein MKLTGTMLNKALLLESLIVFIIVLCVHTVVWDRYSWCAIALAIQAFYVQFKWDRLLQLGGAVFQFRTTANSGLLPASMVIPLLGIVMKERCKAVGIVYFERFGIVVASTGMVLALFLSVIAVGITRPVPTNTCILSGIAGTIILYIMKYSLTVSEVIEVLEVLLIFVYLSMILLYLLPRCFTPGEALLVLGGISFILNQLIKRSLNVIEGRGDPVDFVLLVAVAGVVLLGIFFTALFCFMDSGTWTSSMFFHMMTAVLGLGVLMPWLYHLIRRNPLLWLLQFLIQTQTRVYLLVYWTLLAASACMVVLYQNSKRSSESKKHQASTITRKYFHFIVVATYTPGLIYDHQLLYIAAVLCLVVFILLEYIRYFRIKPFGQTLRHLLTLFLDERDSGPLILTHIYLLLGMSLPVWLFPRPCAPKGTLAGAGALVPYAGVLAVGVGDTIASVFGSTIGEIKWPGTKKTFEGTMTAIFAQIIAVALILIFDGRVNLNTSYAWILGSISLVSLLEAYTTQIDNLLLPLYLQILLMA; encoded by the coding sequence ATGAAGCTGACTGGAACCATGTTAAACAAAGCATTGCTTTTGGAATCTCTGATTGTGTTCATTATTGTGCTGTGTGTGCACACAGTAGTTTGGGACCGGTATTCCTGGTGTGCTATTGCTCTTGCCATTCAAGCTTTTTACGTCCAATTTAAATGGGATCGTCTACTCCAACTAGGTGGGGCCGTATTCCAGTTTCGAACAACAGCTAACAGTGGCCTCCTACCAGCTAGTATGGTCATCCCACTCCTAGGGATTGTGATGAAGGAGAGATGCAAGGCTGTCGGCATTGTGTACTTTGAACGTTTTGGCATAGTTGTGGCCTCTACGGGTATGGTGTTAGCCCTTTTCCTATCTGTAATAGCAGTTGGCATCACGAGACCTGTGCCGACTAACACCTGCATCCTTTCAGGCATTGCTGGCACTATAATACTCTATATCATGAAATATTCTTTAACTGTTTCTGAAGTGATAGAGGTTCTGGAAGTGCTGCTTATTTTTGTCTACCTCAGTATGATCTTGCTCTATCTCTTACCTCGATGTTTTACTCCTGGAGAAGCATTACTAGTTCTTGGGGGTATAAGTTTCATCCTCAACCAGCTCATTAAACGTTCTCTGAATGTGATAGAGGGCAGAGGGGATCCTGTCGATTTTGTCCTTctagtggcagtggctggagtgGTCCTTCTTGGGATTTTCTTCACTGCTCTCTTCTGTTTCATGGATTCAGGCACCTGGACCTCCTCCATGTTTTTCCACATGATGACAGCAGTGCTGGGACTGGGGGTCCTCATGCCTTGGCTTTATCATCTGATCCGAAGAAATCCCTTGCTCTGGCTCCTCCAGTTTCTGATTCAGACACAAACAAGAGTTTACCTCCTTGTGTATTGGACCTTGTTGGCTGCCTCTGCATGCATGGTGGTTCTCTACCAGAATTCAAAAAGATCATCTGAATCTAAAAAGCACCAAGCTTCAACCATAACCAGAAAATACTTCCACTTCATCGTGGTAGCTACTTATACCCCTGGGCTAATTTATGACCACCAACTTCTCTACATTGCTGCAGTGCTGTGTTTGGTAGTGTTTATCCTCTTAGAGTACATACGATACTTCAGGATCAAACCATTTGGACAAACACTTAGGCATTTGCTCACTCTCTTTTTGGATGAACGAGATAGTGGTCCTCTGATCTTGACTCACATTTACCTACTTCTTGGGATGTCCCTTCCAGTGTGGTTGTTCCCCAGGCCTTGTGCACCCAAGGGtaccctggctggggcaggagccttaGTTCCCTATGCTGGAGTATTGGCTGTAGGGGTGGGAGATACAATAGCTTCAGTTTTTGGCAGTACAATAGGGGAAATCAAATGGCCCGGGACAAAGAAGACATTTGAAGGGACAATGACTGCCATCTTTGCTCAGATTATTGCTGTGGCTCTTATTCTGATCTTTGATGGCAGAGTGAACCTGAATACCAGCTATGCTTGGATTTTGGGATCCATCAGCTTAGTTTCCCTTTTGGAAGCCTACACTACCCAAATAGACAATTTGCTCCTACCTCTCTACCTCCAGATACTGCTCATGGCTTAG